Within Roseibium sp. HPY-6, the genomic segment TGTGATCCGGTGGCTTGTCGTCGCTGCCGAAATCCCGAGCTGACTGGCAGCTGATGTGATGCCGCCATATTTGGCAACAGCAACGAAGGTCTGAAGGTCGGGGATACTATACATTTGAAAAATTCTAACGCTGCTTTCGAAATTGAGGGAATTCTTTTCGAATTCTAGAACGATTAAACCGTCCACATCAATATCTGGAGGACGCTCATGAAACGCTTTTTCGCCGCCCTTGGCATCAGCACCGCCCTGATCCTTCCCGTCGCTGCGGAAGGTCTCGAAACCTATCTGAGCTTCGACAAGTCGACGCCACCGGGTAACCTGGCGATTGGCCCGGATGGTCGCATGTTCATGTCGGTGCACGAGTTTTACGGCCCGGAACTACGTGTCGTTGAGGTGATGAAGGACGGTTCGACCAAACCTTACCCGACCGAAAACTGGGCCCGCGCGCCGCAGGAGGACGGTGACGGCCTCAACGGTGTCCTTGGACTGCGTGCGGACCGGGACGGCATTTTGTGGATGCTGGACGGCCAGGGCGAAAACCAGACCGGGCGCATTGTTGCCTGGAACACCAAGACCGAACAGCTGCACGGTATTTATTATATCGGTGCGCCGGTTTCACGCCCCACGTCTTTCCTGAATGACCTCGCCGTCGACCGGGATCATGAAGCCATCTACATTTCAGATACCGGTGACGGCGCGAACTCGGCCCTGATTGTCGTCGACCTTGAAACCGGCCGCGCACGCCGGGTCCTGGAAGGATCAAAATTCACGACGCCGGAAGACACACCGATGGTCATTGACGGGCGCGAGATCCTTTTGGGCGGCAACCCCGCCAAGATCGGTGTGAACCCGATCACCGTTGACCCGACCAACACCTGGGTCTATTTCGCGCCGATGACGGCAAGTGCGATGTACAGGGTCAAGACCGCAGATCTCCTCAATGAAGAGCTGAGCGAAGAAGACCTGGTCGAGCGTGTCGAGCGCTATGGAGACAAGCCGATCTCCGACGGATCCACCGTTGATACAGGCGGCAATGTCTACATTACCGCAATGACCGACAATGCCATTGGTGTCACGAAGCCGGATGGCAGCTATGAAGTCCTGTTCCAGTCCGATGAAGACCTGCCCTGGCCGGACGGCTTCTCGATCGGCGCGGATGGCTATGTCTACGCGACCATCAACGAGCTGCATCGTTCGCCGGTCCTGAACGGCGGGGAAGACGCCTCGCTCGGGACCTACCGGATTGTCCGTTTTCCCGCTTTGAGCGATGCGGTGAGTGGCCGCTGACGCATTTAGGCCAATCAAGCCCAACAGCAATGCCCGGCAGGAGTGGCCTCATCCTGCCGGGTTTTGTCTGTCACGCTTGCGGCATTTCCCGGATAGGCACGATGATCTGGGTCTT encodes:
- a CDS encoding L-dopachrome tautomerase-related protein, whose protein sequence is MKRFFAALGISTALILPVAAEGLETYLSFDKSTPPGNLAIGPDGRMFMSVHEFYGPELRVVEVMKDGSTKPYPTENWARAPQEDGDGLNGVLGLRADRDGILWMLDGQGENQTGRIVAWNTKTEQLHGIYYIGAPVSRPTSFLNDLAVDRDHEAIYISDTGDGANSALIVVDLETGRARRVLEGSKFTTPEDTPMVIDGREILLGGNPAKIGVNPITVDPTNTWVYFAPMTASAMYRVKTADLLNEELSEEDLVERVERYGDKPISDGSTVDTGGNVYITAMTDNAIGVTKPDGSYEVLFQSDEDLPWPDGFSIGADGYVYATINELHRSPVLNGGEDASLGTYRIVRFPALSDAVSGR